The following DNA comes from Glaciihabitans arcticus.
CGGCGTCCGGACCGAGGCTGTCGGAAGAGATACTCCAGTCGGGGAGGTTAGTGCGCACTGTTGTCGAGGTGGACGTGAAGACCCCTGCCACGACGGCGAAGGTTCCGAAGTAGAGCAGCAGGGCGGAGCTCGAGAGCAGCATCACGAAGCGGGTGAGGGTTCGGCGGGCGGCGTCATCCGCTTCGAAGAGATATGACGAGGCAGGTCGCGGCGCGAGGGCGATTCGCCGCAGGGCAATCATCACCGCGACGGCGAGCACTGCTGTTGCGGCGATGATCGGCACCACGTAGAACCAGGCCGGGTTCGGGCTCCCGCTGATCGACTCGGCACCGAAGGCTCCGCTGATCGCACGCCAGATTCCGAGCTCGTCGCGCGACGAGGCAAGTGCGGTGACGACGAGGAAGACAACGAGGATGCCGGCACTGGCGAGCGGGAGAGTGAATCCCCACGGAGGTCCGAAACTTCCGCTACCACGCGGCACGAGCTCAGCTGTGCGCACCGACCCTGCCGACGGCCATGCCGGCAGCGGAGCCACGGAAACCACAAGGCACCCGAGGATGGCCGCTATCGATACGCCGAGCACATGGCCGAGACCAGTCCAGTTTGCGGGCTGTGGGACGACAGTTAGGAGCACGGCGACGACGAAGAACACACCGAACGCGATCGTCATCCTGAACCGCAGTCCGCGCACAACGGCGTCGACCTCGAGCGAGTGATCGATGAACTGTTCGGAGCGAGCGCGCGAGCGGGTGCGCAGCACGAGCAGAACGACAATGAGCGCGCCGATGACGACGAGCGCGAAGGGGAAGAGCAGGAACATCGAAGCGCCTAACTTGTATCAACTGGTTGACACAAGTTAGCACGCCGCGATTGAGAAGCGCTAGCCGTTCTGCGGGAACCCGAGGTTGATGCCGCCGTGCGACGGATCGAGCCAACGCGAGGTGATCGCCTTCTGGCGCGTGAAGAAGCGGATCGCGTCGGGACCGTAAGCCTTGGTGTCGCCGAACAGCGAGTCCTTCCAGCCGCCGAACGAGTAGTAGCCGACGGGCACGGGGATCGGCACGTTGATGCCGACCATGCCCACCTGGACCTCGCGCTGGAAGCGGCGGGCCGCTCCCCCGTCGTTGGTGAAGATCGCCGTGCCGTTGCCGTACTGGCTGGAGTTGATGAGTTCGAGGCCGTCATCGTAGGTCTCGACGCGCACGACACTGAGCACCGGCCCGAAGATCTCGTGCTGGTAGACGTCGCTCGTCGTCGCGACCTTGTCGATCAGCGTCGGGCCCAGCCAGAAGCCGTCGGACTCGCCGTCGACCTCGATGCCGCGACCGTCGACCACAACGTCGGCGCCGTCCGCGAGGGCGACGTCGATGAAACCGGCGACCTTGTCACGGTGCTCCTTCGTGATCAGCGGCCCCATGTCGCAGCCGCGGGTTCCGTCGCCGACGGTGAGACCCTCAATGCGCGACTTGATCTTGGCGATCAGCTCGTCGGCCACCGGTTCGACGGCCACGATGACCGAGATGGCCATGCAGCGCTCGCCCGCGGATCCGAACCCGGCGTTGACGGCCGAATCCGCGACCAGGTCGAGGTCGGCGTCGGGCAGCACGAGCATGTGGTTCTTCGCTCCGCCGAGCGCCTGGACGCGCTTGCCGTTCTTCGATGCAGTCTCGTAGATGTACTTCGCGATCGGCGTGGATCCCACGAACGAGATTGAGGCGACGTCGGGGTGCTCGAGCAGGGCGTCCACCGACTCCTTGTCGCCGTGCACGACGTTGAAGACGCCGTCGGGCAGGCCTGCCTCCTTGAGCAGCTTGGCCATCCAGATGGCGGCGCTCGGGTCCTTCTCGCTCGGCTTCAGCACCACGGTATTGCCCGCCGCGATCGCGATCGGGAAGAACCACAGCGGAACCATGGCCGGGAAGTTGAAGGGGCTGATGATGCCGACCACGCCGAGCGGCTGGTTGATCGAATAGACGTCGACGCCGGTCGACACGTTCTCGCTGTACTCGCCCTTTGCCAGGTGCGGGATGCCGGTCGCGAACTCGACGACCTCGAGGCCTCTCGCCACCTCACCGAGCGCATCGGACGTGACCTTGCCGTGCTCGTTGGTGAGGATCGCGGCGACCTCCTCCTTGCGGGCGTTCAGCAGCTCGCGGAAGGTGAACAGCACGCCCTGGCGCTTGTTCCAGCTGGCTCCGGCCCACTCGGGGAACGCGGCCTTCGCGGCCTGGACCGCGGAGTCGACGTCGCCCGTGGTGGCGAGGCGCACCTCGCGCTGCACAACGCCGCGCGCGGGGTTGTAGACGGGTGCCGTTCGGGTCGATTCGCCCGCAAACGGAGCGCCATTAAGCCAGTGGTCGAGGATATCCATGGGGCCAGCCTAGATTGTCCGGGGCCACTGTCACACTGGAGCCATGGACCCCATTGTCGCCCTGCTTCTCGGACTGCTCGTCGGTGTGATCCTCGGCGGCTTCATCGGCCTCCTGCTGGCCCGCACGAGACGTGCCGCAGCCGACCCCGCGTTGCTCGAGGCACGCCATGCAGCGGTCGTCGCGGAGATCCGCTCCGAGGAGTCATCGCACCGCTCGCAGCTCTCGGCCGAGCTGGCCGCGCTGCAGGCCACGGCCGCCGGCCTGCGCGAGCAGATCGGCATCCAGCAGCAGCAGTACAGCGAGTTCGCCGAGCGCAGCAGGTCGGAGCAGCTCGCCGTGACCGAGCGTGAGCGGGCTGAGAGCAAGGTGCTGCAGGCACTCACCCCCGTGCAGGAGACGCTGCGCACCATGCAGCAGAAGGTGACCGACCTCGAGGCCCAGCGCGCGGTGCAGCACGGCGAGATCTCGCAGCAGCTGCGCAGCGCCACCGAGAGCGAGGAGCGCCTGCGCAGTACCGCGGAATCCCTCGCCTCGGCGCTGCGTAACAACAGCACGCGCGGCGTGTGGGGCGAGACCCAGCTGCGCAATGTCGTGCAGGCCGCCGGGCTCATCGAGCGGGTCGACTTCTCGGTGCAGTCGTCCATCCATTCCGACGCGGGTGCCGGGCGTCCAGACATGGTCATTCATCTCCCGGGCGGCAAGAACATCGCCGTCGACGCGAAGGTGCCGTTCGCGGCCTACCTCGAAGCCAGCGCGATCGCGGTCACGGCAACGGGCGAGGAGGGTGCGCGGCGTGAGGCGTTCCTGAAACAGCACGTCCGCGCCGTGAGGGCGCACATCGATGCGCTCGCCAGCAAGGCGTACTGGGCGGGGCTCGAGGCGTCACCCGAGCTGGTGATCGCGTTCATCCCGAGCGAGTCGCTCGTTGCATCCGCCATGGAAGCCGACCCCGGCATCATGGACTACGCGTTCTCGAAGCGCGTGGCGCTGGCCTCGCCGGTCACGCTCTGGTCGGTGCTCAAGACCGTCGCCTTCTCCTGGCAGCAAGACGTTCTGACCGAAGACGCGAAACAGCTCTTCGACCTCAGCAAAGACCTGTACTCACGGCTCTCAACGCTCTCCGAGCACGCGGATAAACTGCGCCGCTCGATCGACTCGACGGTGTCGAGCTATAACCAGTTCGCCAACTCGCTCGAGACGCGTGTGCTGGTCACCGCCCGCAAGCTGAACGCCCTCGACGAGTCGAAGGTGCTGGGCGAGGCGACGCTCATCGAGTCGAGCGCGAAGCAGCTGACCGCCGTCGAGCTCGAGCTGCCCGAGGAGCGCAGCGCTTAGCTCGCCAGGGAGACACCCCAACCATCTGGTCGTTTGTTGGCCAGGATGCCGTTCGAACGGCCCGATCACCAACAAATGGCGGGTTGGTCACACCTTCGCAAACAACGCGGCGTTTTGCCAACCGCGCGCCCCGGCGCAACTCCGCGCGGTTAGCAGAAACCCGCGCGGATGCCCTGCCGCCCCGAACCGGCGCGGATGGGCCCTAGGCCCAGAGTTCGGCGACGTGGTCGGCAGCGACGCGACGTATGGTGCCGGAGCGACCGCGCAGCACGATGCTCTCGGTGCGGATGATCGGCCCGAGTCGACGCACGCCGCTCACGAGCTCGCCATCGGTCACGCCGGTGGCGACGAAGTAGGTGTTGTCGCTGCGTACGAGGTCACTCGCCTCGTAGACGTGGTCGAAGATCAGGCCGGCGTCGAGACCCTTCTGTCTCTCCTCATCGGTCTTCGGATGCAGACGGCCCTGGATGAACCCACCGAGTGCCTTGATGGCACAGGCCGTCGCGACTCCTTCGGGGCTGCCGCCTGTTCCGACGCACATGTCGATGCGCGAACCGTACATGGCCGCGTTGATGCCTCCGGCGACATCGCCGTCGAGCATCAGGCGGGTCTTGGCACCGGCGGCGTGGATCTCTTCAATGAGTCCGACGTGCCGCGGGCGGTCGAGCACGGCGACGACGATCTCGCCGATCGGCTTGTCCTTCGCCTTCGCTAGGGCCGCGATGTTGACGTCGATGGGCTGGCGGATGTCGATGACCCCGATGCCTTCGGCTCCGGTGACGATCTTGTCCATGTAGAAGACGGACGACGCGTCGAGCATCGAACCGCGATCGGCGACGGCGATCATGCTGAGGGCGTTCTGGCGTCCGGCCGCGGTGAGCGAGGTGCCGTCGATGGGGTCGACGGCGATGTCGGCTGCTGGTCCGTTGCCGTTGCCGACGTGCTCGCCGTTGAAGAGCATCGGCGCCTTGTCCTTCTCGCCCTCGCCGATGACGACGACGCCGTCGAAGTTGACGGTTCCGAGGAACTTGCGCATGGCATCCACTGCCGCGCCGTCGGCGGCGAGCTTGTCGCCGCGCCCGATGAACGGCTGCGCGCGAATGGCTGCAGCCTCGGTCGCCCGCACGAGCTCCATGCCGAGGTTGCGATCGGGGTGCAGGTAGAGAGTGCCGGTTTCAGGGTTCACCACGGTGTCCTTTGGATTCAGGGATTCTGTTGCGCCGTGGTGGGGGTTTCGGGGGAAACCGACGCTCTACAACTGTAGTTCACCGGCCCAGCGCGGCAAGGACTGTGACGAGGGCATCGGGCTCTCCCACGTTGCCGGGCACCACCACGTAGAGCCGGTCGCGGCCATCGATGGCCCGCAGCCTCCAGACGGAGACCCCGGCGATGACCTGTCCGAGCACCTCGGCGCGCTTCGCCCCGATGCCGATGCGGGCGACGTCGGCCGACGTGATGCCGCCCTTGGAGACGACGATCTCGACGGAGGGCAGCAGCGCCCGAACCGACGACGTGAGTGCCTCCATCACGAGGCGGCCGTGGTCGAGGGTGTTGTGCTCGAGGGAACGCTCGCGCTCGGTCGTGACGACGGCGAGGCCGCGCGCCGCGACATCCCGCGCTGCGGTTTCAGCGATGGCGAGTCCGGTCGCAGCCGGGTTCTCAAAGGCATCAGCGGTCGGGATGACCGTGGCCGCCCCGTACTGTGCGGCAACGAGTTCGAGCTGCGCCGTTGCTCCCGCCGTGTGCGAGCCGCAGACGAGCAGGGTCGGAACCGGGGTCGGCACCAGTGGCACGGACAGCAGTCCCGTGCTCTCGACACCGGCAAGCGCGGCGGCGAGCGGCGAGGCCGAGCGCACGACGATGTTCGCACCGCGGGCCCGTGCCGCCTCAACGCCGCGGGCGATCAGGCGCACGTCGTCGTTGGTGACGGCGTCGGGTACAACGACGGTGCCGGGCAGGGCGGCGACGAGCACGTCTTCCACTCCCCCGGCGCGCACGCATTCGATCGGCATCGAGGAGGCCTTGCGGCCCGACTTCTCGAGCACGTAGTCGACGAGCACGGCCGTGGAGAACGGGAACACCGGGTCGTCGGCGAACTCGGTAAGGTGGGCGGCCACGCGCTCGGAGCCCTGGCGCACGTAGTGCACCCCGCCCTCGGTGGTGCGCCCGCCGTCGGGGAATGCGGGAACGAAGAGGATGATCGACTCCTCGTCGGCGAAGACGAGGGTCTCGGTGAAGACGTGGCCGCGCAGGGTGGAGTCGCCGCGCAGCACGAACTGGATGGGTTCGCCGATAGCCCCAGCGGCCTCCTCGGCGTCGGCGCGGATCGAGCGCATCAGCGCGATTGCCTCGTGCTCGGGGATCGCCCGCGAGTTGGTGAGCAGGTAGACGCTGTCGGCCTCGGTGAGCGCTTCGGCGATGAGGGTCGCGCTGCTCTCCAGCAGCACGATGACTCCACTCGCGGACTGCGTGCCCGTGGGGTCGTCATCCAGAACAATCGTCTTCATGGCGGGTTCCTCTAGATTTTGGATACCGGGGGCGACCGAAGCCGCCCCCGGTACGGGGTGAACTACTTGCCGGCGATGATCGCGTCGACCTCGGCGCGCTGCTTCTTGCCCCAGGTCTCGCGGGTGAGAAGCGCGGCGATGAGGCCGATCGCACCACAGCCCATGTAGACCAGTGCGACACCGCCCCAGCCGAGCGGGATGGCGACGGCTGTCGCGATCAGCGGGATGAAGCCGGAGATGGCAGCCGAGAACTGGTAGCCGAGCGACGCACCCGAGTTGCGGGTCGCGGTCGGGAACAGCTCGGAGAACCACGCGCCCTGCGTGCCGGCCAGCGAGTCGTGGATGAGCGTGAGGCCGATGATGTAGGCGATCACGATGAGCACGGCGCTGCCGGTGTTGACCAGCCCGAACAGCGGGAAGCCGAACAGGATCAGGGCGGAGGTACCGATGATGTAGACCGGTTTGCGACCGACCTTGTCACCGAGGTGACCGAACAGGATGGTCGCAGCGACACCGAGGGTCGCGGCGATCACGAGGCCTGTGAGGGCTACCGAGCGGTCGGCAATGGGTTCGTCGCCGCCCGAGATGTACGACAGCAGGTAGGTGACAATCACGTAGAAACCACCGGACTCGGCAAGACGCAGGCCGATCGCGCGGAGCACGTTGCGCCAGTCGCTCTTGATCACCGAGAGGATCGGGTTCTTCTCGAGCTCGCCGGCGGCCTTGGCCTCTTCGAACTCGGGCGACTCGCTGACCTTCAGGCGGATGATGAGACCCGCGACGATGAGCACGGCACTCAGCAGGAACGGAAGGCGCCAGGCCAGCTCGTTGTCGAGACCGACCGAGAACAGGAACACGATGTTCGCCAGCAGCAGTCCCAGCGGAACGCCGGCCTGCGGGATACCCGTGTACTTGCCGCGCTTCTTCCACGGTGCGTGCTCGAACGTCATCAGGATGGCGCCACCCCACTCGGCACCGAAGGCGAGGCCCTGAATGACGCGGATCAGCGTGAGCAGGATGGGCGCCCAGACACCGATCTGCGCGTAGGTCGGCAGGAAGCCGATGAGTACCGTCGCGAAGCCCATGATGAGCAGCGCGCCGACGAGTACCGGCTTGCGGCCGTACTTGTCGCCGAGGTAGCCGCCGATGATGCCGCCGAGCGGGCGCATCGCGAAGCCGATACCGAAGGTCAGGAAGCCGAGCAGCACGCCGACGACCGGGTCCTCGGCGTTGAAGAACGCGTCACCGAAGTAGAGCGCCGCTGCCGTGCCGTAGGCGAGGAAGTCGTAGTTCTCGATCGTGGTGCCGACGGCACTGCCGATCGCTGTCTTCAGCTTGTCGGGAGAGCCGTCCTTGGCCCTCGTTGCCGCCGAAGCGGGTGTGGTGGTGGTCATCTGGTCTATCTCCTTTGATAATCCGCGGGGGACTCCGGATGACCTCCGGTAGATGCCGGGGTTATCCGGTGGGGTAGGTCCCGCCGACGTTGCCTGTTTTGTAGAAGTCGTGAATGTGGAGACTGACGAAGCGGGCTGCTTCGGTCGCGTCTCGTTTTTTGATGGATTCCAGGATGGTGCGGTGCTCGTGCCTGACGACCTGTGCTGTTGCACGCCAGTCCGCGAGCCCCTCATACGCTTCGATCATCTGGCGGTTGATGGCCGTTCGAAGGGATCCCATGAGGTGTGAGGTGAGGGCGTTCCCCGTCGATTCCGCGATCCGAACGTGGAAGGCGGTGTCGAGGCGGTTGAACTCCTTGGTTTCGATGAGCGGGTCATCCATCAGGTCGAGGATTTCCGCGAGCTCAGCGTGGTCGGCGTCGGTTGACCTATAGGCGGCCTCCGAACAGGACCAGGTCTCGAGCGCCACGCGGGTCTCGAGCACGTCGGTCGCGCTGAAGTGACCCAGCGCAAGCTGGAGCTTGAGAAGGTTCACAAACCCGGGTCCGGGGGTGCCGACGAGCATCGCTCCGCCGTCCGCTCCTCCGCCTCGGCGAATGTCCACCACGCCGAGCGCTTCGAGCACCCGCAGCGATTCCCGCAGCGAGGGCCGGGACACACCGAGCAGCTGGGCGAGATCCCTCTCGCTCGGCAGGTGATCGCCCGCCTTCAGCCGCCCATCGAGGATGCGTTCCTCGATCTGCGACATGACCTGCTCGTACGTGCGAAGTCTCTGGACGGGTTCCCATCCCTCTGCGGTCGTCACCGTGCATGCACCCCTTGGCCGAAACCGAACTCAGGCAATCTGCCCCTGCACCGTTCATCCTAGGTTCCCTCGTGTCTCGGGAAGGATCAGGCCGCTGAAGTGGCTTCGGCGTTGTGCTCGGCACGGAACTCTGCTTCGAGCTCGCGGCGGAACTTGACCGCGAGCTGGCTCTCGTCGAGCTCCACGTCGTTCCAGGACACCGTGGTGTCCTTGGGCACATCGCGGATCAGCTTGGCGCCGTGCGCGAGTCCGAGCGGCAGTGCCTCGCGCTCGAGCGACATGGACGCGGGTGCGAGCTTGCCGAACACCGTGTAGCCGCCCTCACCGTCGAGAGTGTCGCCTGCCTTGAGGTCCTTCTTGGACGTCGTGACGACGTCTCCGCGGAAGCCGGTCGGCGTTCCGGTGGCCTCGCCCCGCAGCACAGCGGCCGCGATCGAGACATTCAGCTCGAGTCCGATCATGTGGTACGGACGGTACAGCGAGCCATAGCGACCGGAGTCGTCGGTCTGCACGCCGTACTCGGCGAAGCACTGCACGGCGTAGTCGGTGGTGGCCTCGAAGGTCACATAGACACCCCAGCGCAGGTCGCGCTCGACCTGCGAGCCGTCACGGTTGAGGCTCGAGATGAGCTCGACGGTGCCGCGACGCGAGAGCGTGCCGCCCTTCGACTTCTCCTTGAGCATCTGCGGAAGGTCATCCACACCGACGGGCGTGAAGTTGAGTCCCTCGTCCTGCGGGGTGAGGCCGGTGCCGTTGGCGACGGCAGCCATCTCGATCGCGGACTTGGTGCCGTCGAGGAAGGAGTTGAACATCTTCGGGTTGTAGTCACCCGAGGCGAGCTGCTCCTCGGTGAAGCCGTAGTAGTCCCAGACGGTGTCAGGGGTGGAGTAGTTGTACTCGGGCAGGTACTTCGTGCCCTTGCCCGCGGCGACGACGTCGAAGCCGACGGTGCGGCACCAGTCGACGAGCTCGCAGATGAGGGCGGGTTGGTCGCCGTACGCCATGGCGTAGATGACGCCGGCGGCCTGGGCACGACGCTGCAGCAGCGGTCCGACCATGCAATCGGCCTCGACGTTGACCATGATGACGTGCTTGCCGTGGTCGATCGCCTTGACCGCGTGGTACGTGCCGATGAGCGGGTTTCCGGTGATCTCGAGGATCACCTCGATCTCGTCGAGCTCGATGAGCTTATCCGAGCTCTCGGTGAGGTAGGTGCTGCCGTTGCGAAGGGCGTCCTCGAATGAGGCTGCCGCGTACCGCTCCTGCGGCCAGCCGGTGCGGTGCATGGCCTCGCGGGCCTTGGGGAGGTTGATGTCGGCGACACCCACAACGTGAATGCCTTTTGAGCCGAGTGCCTGTGTGAGGAACATCGAGGCGAACTTGCCGGCGCCGATGACCCCGACGCGGATGGGGCCGGCCTCTGCGGTGCGCTTTTCCAGCAGCGAGAACAGGTTCATGCGAACTACTCCTTTGTAGGCCTTCACAGCCAGTAGTGAAAAATAGGATGGTCAGACCATCTACTTGTGAATAGTTTTACCATCTACTCTGACTTTGTCAAGTGGTGCCACAACACGCTGGCTAGACTTTCCCCGTCACCCAGATGCCACAAGGAGAACCGCAATGCCCGTCGCAACCCCAGACCAGTACGCCGAGATGCTCGACAAGGCCAAGTCCACCGGATTCGCCTTCCCCGCCATCAACGCCTCGTCCTCCTCGACCATCAACGGCATCCTGCAGGGACTGAGCGACGCCGGCTCCGACGGCATCATCCAGGTCACGACCGGAGGCGCGGACTACTTCGCCGGCCAGAGCGTGAAGGCACGGGCATCCGGAGCTCTCGCCTTCGCGGCGTTCGTCACCGAGGTCGCCAAGAATTACCCGGTCACCGTCGCCCTGCACACCGATCACTGCCCCAAGAACGCCCTCGACGACTTTCTGCTGCCGCTCATCGCCGCGTCAGAAGACGAGGTCAAGGCCGGTCGCAACCCGATCTTCCAGTCGCACATGTGGGACGGCTCGGCCGTGCCGCTCGCCGAGAACCTCGAGATCGCGCAGCAGATCCTCCCCCGCATGAAAGCGATCAGCTCGATCCTCGAGGTCGAGATCGGCGTCGTCGGCGGCGAAGAAGACGGTGTCACCGAGGAGATCGGTGAGCACCTCTACACGACTCTGGATGACGCCATCGCCACGGTCGAGGCCCTCGGCTTCGGTGAGCAGGGCCGCTACATGGCGGCCCTCACCTTCGGCAACGTGCACGGCGTGTACAAGCCCGGTGGGGTCAAGCTGCGCCCCGCGCTGCTCAAGGAGATCCAGGACGGCCTCGCAGCCAAGTACGGCAAGGACGCCCTCCCTCTCGACCTGGTCTTCCACGGAGGATCGGGATCGACCGATGGCGAGATCGCCGAGGCCGTCGCCAACGGTGTCGTCAAGATGAACATCGACACCGACACCCAGTACGCCTACAGCCGCTCGATCGCCGACACGGTGCTCAAGAACTACGACGGCTTCCTCAAGATCGACGGCGAAGTCGGCAACAAGAAGGTCTACGACCCGCGCGCCTGGGGCAAGACGGCCGAGTCGGCTCTCGCCCTCCGCGTCGTCGAGTCGACCAAGCAGCTCGGATCGGCCGGACACAAGATCTAGGCACGACCCTGTGAAACGCCGTCCCCTCGGGGGCGGCGTTTTGTCGTTAAGGGCGCTGCGCCGGGAACTGGAACTTGAGCAGCTCGCGCGCCGGATCCCAGCTGAGTTCCTGCACCGCGGTCTGCAGCGTCAGGTAGTAGGGGGCGAGCATCATGGTGCGCCGACCTTCCGGCAGGTCGAGGTCGAGACTGAGCGCCACCGCGGTGCCGCCGTCGTCCTGGCTGCGCAACTCGATGAACAGCGAGCCGTCGCGGGTAGCGGGGTTCTTCATGACGGCGAGCAGGAGGCCTCGCAGGGCCGCGCGCTGCACGGTGTTCATGGCGTCGGCGCGATGGTCGGGGTCGACCACGTAGATCGGCCCGTAGAGCGCGAGCGAGTCGAGCCAGCTGCGGTTGGCCTGGCTGACGAGATCGGCGCGCAGCTGCCGCGCGAGCTGTCCGGCGAGAGCGCGATCCTCCTCGGTGACGGTGCCGCGGTCGGCAACGTCGCGCAGGAAGGGGGCGACCCGGGTACCGAGCCGCGCGAGAGTGCGGCGCTCGACCTGTCTTGCGGCTTCCTCATTGGCGGCCTCGGTGACCGGTTGCGGTGTGCCCGCGCCCGTGAGCAGAGACTGCGTACTCTTGACGATCACTCCGCTGAAGATGGCGCATGCCGCCGTGGCGATCACCACGCCACTCGCGGCGATGAGCATGGCGCTCAGCGGCGGCCACACCCGCGCCGAAGCGATGAATCCGTACCAGGCGCCCATCGTCGCGGCGGCGGTGAAGATCGCCCCGTATCCGATCAGCTGCCGCACGCTCGAGTAGGGCGACATGCTCCCGAGCACAAGTCCGACGCCCACGGGCACCCACCAGTGCTGGACCAGCAGTATCGAGTCGTGGTTTCCCACGGCCGAGACGAGAACCGAGACCAGGGTGAGCAACAACGGGAGCACGGCCTGCCGCAGACCGAACGGCGTGCGCAGCGGTCGGGTTGCCCGCTGCACGAGCACGCAGGCGAGAACCTGAAGGGCGAGGGCCAGCATCTCGAGAAGGGGGTTCGCGAGCAGGTTCCAGGTCAGAACGATTGCCACAGCACCGTAGACGAGGAGCGTCGACGTGAGAACCGTAGGGATCAGCGGCTTCGTGAACCAGCTGAGCGGATCGGTCTGTTGTGGGCTCACCCGCCACGACTCAAGCATCGGGACCGGGCCGATTCGGAATGGACATGAGCACCGACGTGCCGTGCCCGGGGCGCGAGAAGATGCGCACCGAGCCGCCCAGCGATTCGATGCGCTGCACGATCGAGGTGCGGATACCCAGTCGATCTCCGGAGATGGATTTCGGGTCGAACCCCACCCCATCGTCGATCACCATGATGGTGACCTCCTCGGGGGTGGATCCGAGCACCACCTCGGCGGTGGACACCCCCGAGTGGTTGAGCACATTGTCGAGGCACGCGGCGAGCGCGGCGCCCGCGGTCGAGGAGGTCGCGGGCGAGAACAACACAACGTGATCGCTGTCGTCGGCCACGTCGACGGTAAGTC
Coding sequences within:
- the fbaA gene encoding class II fructose-bisphosphate aldolase, producing the protein MPVATPDQYAEMLDKAKSTGFAFPAINASSSSTINGILQGLSDAGSDGIIQVTTGGADYFAGQSVKARASGALAFAAFVTEVAKNYPVTVALHTDHCPKNALDDFLLPLIAASEDEVKAGRNPIFQSHMWDGSAVPLAENLEIAQQILPRMKAISSILEVEIGVVGGEEDGVTEEIGEHLYTTLDDAIATVEALGFGEQGRYMAALTFGNVHGVYKPGGVKLRPALLKEIQDGLAAKYGKDALPLDLVFHGGSGSTDGEIAEAVANGVVKMNIDTDTQYAYSRSIADTVLKNYDGFLKIDGEVGNKKVYDPRAWGKTAESALALRVVESTKQLGSAGHKI